A single genomic interval of Helianthus annuus cultivar XRQ/B chromosome 6, HanXRQr2.0-SUNRISE, whole genome shotgun sequence harbors:
- the LOC110892407 gene encoding uncharacterized protein LOC110892407 yields the protein MPFGLRNAGATYQLLMDTIFSEDIGKTVEVYMDDLVIMSHEEETMLHNIQRTFDSLRSVNLKLNPTKCSFGMEEGKFLGFIVTKDGFKVNPEKVQTIQLMPSPATVKEMQRLAGRLAALNRFLANNAAKSYPFISTLRNCGKKTPFQWTPEAEAAFKQMKEYLIQLLTLTAPKEKEPLILYLSAAEVAVGAVLMVERENIQTPIYYISKMLTGPETRYSMIEKLVLALVHASRRLRRYFSGHVITVLTNYHLGQILSKPDIAGRLAKWAIELGGYNIFYRPRPAIKGQVLADFATEVPVDKVQECEAIENPTPVFDDRVWTLHTDGASNDDGAGAGLRLVSPDNHELTYAIRLDFQSINNEAEYEAFLAGLRLALKMGAKNLEANVDSKLVAEQVNGRYDAKGEAMALYLEQARMLINQFQTFKVNHINRSENKHADALSKLAATSFKHLAKEVRIEVLSNPSIHLKQVNVIEMGNPSWMSPIILYLQHGKLPEGKTEARKIQHKAINYEMADGVLYQKSFMGPLLRCVDKTDAQYLVREIHEGLCGIHAGPRMVVAKIMSAGYYWPGMHMDAVDLLRRFGLPLRIISDNGTNFAAEDLQKWFKEMNIEHSFASVAHPQANGQVESINKQIVDGIKARLGTARRGWVDELPSILWAHRTMPKTSTGETPFSLVYGSEAVIPAEIGLPSPRMLAMEKQNNEQERRLDLDLLEERRENAAIAKARYKSKLEKYYNARVRICTFVPGDFVLRDNEASNAEKPGKLAPRWEGPYVINKVLGKGAYTLKRVDGTLVPRTWNAQQLRRCYI from the exons atgccgtttgggttgcgcaacgcaggCGCCACGTATCAACTCTTAATGGACACAATCTTTAGCGAGGATATTGGCAAAACTGTcgaagtatacatggatgacctcgtcatcatgagtCATGAAGAGGAGACGATGCTCCACAATATCCAGCGCACATTCGATTCCTTACGAAGCGTAAATTTAAAATTAAACCCGACAAAATGCTCCTTCGgaatggaagaaggaaagttttTGGGTTTCATAGTTACCAAAGACGGTTTTAAAGTCAATCCAGAGAAGGTACAGACCATTCAGCTAATGCCATCACCGGCAACAGTCAAAGAAATGCAAAGGCTTGCCGGACGATTAGCAGCTCTAAATAGATTTTTGGCCAATAATGCGGCAAAATCTTACCCATTTATCAGTACGCTGCGAAACTGCGGTAAGAAAACTCCCTTTCAATGGACACCCGAAGCGGAAGCAGCGTTCAAGCAAATGAAAGAATATTTAATCCAGTTACTAACACTGACCGCGCCAAAGGAAAAAGAACCGTTAATCTTGTATCTGTCAGCCGCGGAGGTGGCAGTAGGCGCAGTATTAATGGTAGAGCGGGAAAACATTCAGACTCcaatctactacatcagcaaaatgCTTACCGGCCCTGAAACTCGTTATTCAATGATAGAAAAGCTGGTTTTAGCGCTAGTACACGCATCCAGACGCTTGCGCAGGTATTTTTCAGGCCATGTCATCACAGTACTGACAAATTATCATCTGGGTCAAATCTTGTCAAAACCCGACATAGCGGGGAGATTAGCCAAATGGGCCATCGAGCTAGGAGGCTACAACATTTTTTACAGACCAAGACCAGCAATCAAAGGGCAAGTTCTGGCAGATTTCGCCACCGAAGTCCCCGTTGATAAAGTACAAGAATGTGAGGCAATCGAAAATCCAACGCCTGTTTTTGACGACAGAGTCTGGACCTTACACACTGATGGGGCGTCCAATGACGACGGAGCAGGAGCAGGTCTCCGATTAGTCAGCCCGGATAATCACGAACTCACATATGCTATCCGCTTGGATTTCCAAAGTATTAACAACGAAGCGGAATACGAAGCATTTCTAGCAGGTCTTCGTCTAGCACTCAAAATGGGAGCAAAAAACCTTGAAGCTAACGTTGACTCAAAGCTAGTAGCTGAACAAGTTAACGGTCGCTACGACGCGAAGGGTGAGGCTATGGCGTTATACCTCGAACAAGCGCGGATGTTAATTAATCAATTTCAgacattcaaagtcaatcacataaacagaagcgagaacaaaCATGCCGACGCGCTAAGCAAGTTAGCCGCTACCAGCTTTAAACACTTAGCAAAAGAGGTGCGCATAGAGGTACTATCCAATCCTTCCATTCACCTAAAGCAAGTAAATGTTATAGAAATGGGAAATCCGTCCTGGATGTCTCCAATTATTTTATACCTCCAACACGGGAAACTCCCGGAAGGAAAGACAGAAGCCCGAAAAATACAACACAAAGCAATAAATTACGAGATGGCGGATGGCGTCCTTTATCAAAAATCATTTATGGGTCCATTACTACGTTGTGTTGATAAAACAGACGCTCAGTATCTGGTCAGAGAAATCCACGAGGGATTATGCGGGATACATGCAGGACCGcgcatggtcgtggcaaaaataATGAGCGCTGGATACTATTGGCCAGGAATGCATATGGATGCAGTTGATCTATTACGGAG ATTTGGGTTACCATTGCGCATTATTTCTGACAATGGTACCAATTTTGCCGCAGAAGACcttcaaaaatggttcaaagaaatgaaCATTGAGCACAGCTTCGCCTCAGTtgcgcatcctcaagcgaatggtcAGGTAGAAAGCATAaacaaacaaatcgtcgatggtATAAAAGCGCGACTGGGGACAGCGCGCAGAGGATGGGTTGACGAGCTTCCCAGCATCCTCTGGGCGCATCGAACAATGCCAAAAACTAGCACCGGAGAAACCCCGTTCAGTCTAGTCTATGGGTCAGAGGCTGTCATTCCAGCAGAAATAGGCCTACCTTCACCGCGCATGTTGGCTATGGAAAAGCAGAACAATGAACAGGAACGGAGGCTGGATTTAGATCTtctggaagaaaggcgcgagaacgcgGCCATAGCAAAAGCAAGATACAAATCCAAACTAGAAAAATATTACAACGCGCGTGTGCGCATCTGCACTTTTGTCCCCGGAGATTTTGTCTTACGCGACAACGAGGCTTCAAACGCTGAAAAACCCGGCAAATTAGCGCCGaggtgggaaggaccctatgtcATTAATAAGGTCTTAGGCAAAGGGGCATATACCCTAAAAAGAGTTGATGGGACTTTAGTTCCCCGCACCTGGAACGCGCAACAGCTGCGCAGGTGTTACATATGA